One genomic region from Melioribacteraceae bacterium encodes:
- a CDS encoding M23 family metallopeptidase, protein MKTKLFILAAFILSAFSAEAQNLKVLGKAEPGEIIIGKAENISEVYLNETKLQFDKNGIFVFGFDRDAAGTQNLKVIYTGGKEETKIFKLPKRKYVIQRLKIAEKYVTPPADEIERIEIESSKMKEARSIVGKVDSAFFRRGFVKPAEGRISGIFGSQRILNGVPKNAHNGIDIAAPEGSPVYSTTDGIVIIAGEDFYYNGNFVLIDHGQGLTSVYLHMSKLSVKTGEKVTKGQKIGEVGSTGRSTAAHLHWGVQWYGNRIDPMSLLNMKL, encoded by the coding sequence ATGAAAACAAAACTATTCATACTTGCAGCATTTATTTTATCCGCCTTTTCAGCAGAGGCACAGAATTTAAAAGTGCTTGGGAAAGCTGAGCCGGGAGAAATTATAATCGGTAAAGCGGAGAATATTTCCGAAGTCTATTTAAATGAAACGAAACTTCAATTTGATAAGAATGGGATCTTTGTATTTGGATTCGACAGGGATGCGGCGGGAACTCAAAATCTGAAAGTAATCTATACCGGTGGGAAAGAAGAGACAAAGATATTTAAACTCCCTAAACGGAAATATGTGATTCAGAGATTGAAAATAGCCGAAAAGTACGTCACGCCGCCTGCGGATGAAATTGAACGGATCGAAATTGAAAGCTCTAAAATGAAAGAAGCCCGGTCTATAGTCGGCAAAGTTGATTCTGCTTTTTTCAGAAGGGGATTTGTAAAACCGGCCGAGGGAAGGATATCAGGAATTTTCGGAAGTCAGAGAATTTTGAACGGCGTGCCTAAGAATGCCCACAACGGTATCGACATAGCAGCTCCCGAAGGTTCACCGGTATATTCAACAACAGACGGTATTGTGATTATTGCCGGAGAGGATTTTTATTACAACGGGAATTTCGTGCTCATTGACCATGGCCAGGGTCTTACGAGTGTTTATCTTCATATGAGTAAACTATCAGTAAAAACAGGCGAGAAAGTAACCAAGGGTCAGAAGATCGGCGAAGTCGGTTCAACCGGAAGGTCCACCGCAGCTCATCTTCACTGGGGCGTTCAATGGTACGGCAACCGTATCGACCCGATGAGTCTGCTCAATATGAAATTATAA
- a CDS encoding M14 family metallopeptidase produces MIKRLILISLVLTSFLFAQQLKSPEEFLGFKVGADYKIADYETIQKYFKHLSEFSKQIVYEEIGKSSLKRDMFMAIISSEENIKNMEKYRSIVKKLSDPRNISDEEAASLAKEGKTVVLVTCNIHSTEIASAQMSMELAYNLITGKSSAEVISSLNNVILILMPSINPDGTTMVVDWYNKTLNTEYDGGSMPWLYQTYSGHDNNRDWFMFNLPETKNVVKIAFHDWMPQIWLDEHQMGSGGARLFVVPYKDPINPNVNPIIWRWAGLIGSYTALDLEKQGYNGIISHALFEGWWEGPASDCGMWHNQISLLSEMASVNVASPMYIDPSEVKATTEITTYDVRTNYPNPWRGGWWRLRDIVNYELALTEALLKVSSFHKEELLTNYYKMGKEAIEKGKKGEPFAYVIPRDQNDPVTTAKMIEILQLGAVEVNFSDKQFIVDNTIYPANSYVIYLAQPNGRYVKDLMEEQSYPDLRKSRSESPIRPYDVAGWTLPYLMGVKSFQIDKPFVLESRIISEPNYPEGIVPFNEGKFFVAKSGLNVNSTLINRLHKNNESVYWITDPSIINGKEYERGSVLVQVNSKSKEIIKQAAKDLHIQFDIAGDIEKEKMKEIKKLKVGLYQPWTANMDEGWTRLLLENYEFNFVTLHNKDFKEKKLKQKYDVIIIPDMSGDLIKNGKPGGDAARFYRPKPPEYDSGLGRVGLENLKNFVEKDGGYLITLGQACNFAIEDLGLRVNNTLKNLSNDNFFCPGSLLRINVDNTHPIGYGMDAESVGYISDKIAFATTTPFGKFDRSVVVRFPDKDLLKSGFLLGEDYLFKRGAVVDITQKNGHVILFGFKVQNRHWTFGTFKLLFNAIHSAGL; encoded by the coding sequence ATGATTAAACGGTTAATTCTAATCTCACTTGTTTTAACTTCATTTCTGTTTGCCCAGCAGCTTAAATCCCCGGAGGAATTTCTAGGATTTAAAGTCGGCGCCGATTATAAGATAGCCGATTACGAAACGATTCAAAAATACTTCAAACATCTTTCTGAATTTTCTAAACAGATTGTATATGAGGAGATCGGGAAATCCTCGCTTAAGCGTGATATGTTTATGGCGATTATCAGCTCCGAAGAGAATATCAAAAACATGGAGAAGTACAGAAGTATTGTAAAAAAACTATCGGACCCCAGAAATATCTCCGATGAGGAAGCGGCATCTCTCGCCAAGGAAGGTAAGACAGTAGTTCTTGTCACGTGTAATATTCACTCTACTGAAATTGCTTCGGCTCAAATGTCGATGGAGCTCGCTTACAACCTGATTACTGGGAAATCCTCCGCTGAAGTTATCAGCTCTCTGAACAATGTTATACTAATTCTGATGCCGTCTATTAATCCGGACGGCACTACAATGGTGGTTGACTGGTACAATAAAACTCTAAATACCGAATACGACGGTGGGTCGATGCCCTGGCTTTACCAGACTTACTCCGGGCACGATAATAACCGTGACTGGTTCATGTTTAATTTGCCCGAGACCAAGAACGTTGTGAAAATAGCCTTTCACGATTGGATGCCGCAGATCTGGCTTGATGAACATCAAATGGGGAGCGGCGGGGCAAGATTGTTCGTTGTTCCATACAAAGATCCAATCAATCCTAATGTAAATCCCATTATCTGGCGATGGGCCGGACTGATTGGGAGTTATACTGCTCTCGATCTCGAAAAACAGGGATACAACGGAATCATCAGTCATGCCCTCTTCGAAGGATGGTGGGAAGGTCCGGCGAGCGATTGCGGAATGTGGCATAATCAAATCTCACTGTTATCCGAAATGGCCAGCGTTAATGTTGCTAGTCCAATGTATATCGATCCCTCTGAAGTAAAAGCCACAACAGAAATTACTACCTATGACGTTAGAACGAACTATCCGAATCCTTGGCGGGGCGGATGGTGGCGGCTCCGTGATATTGTGAATTACGAACTTGCTCTCACAGAAGCGTTGCTGAAAGTCTCATCATTTCATAAAGAGGAATTACTTACCAACTATTACAAAATGGGTAAAGAGGCGATTGAAAAAGGAAAGAAAGGAGAACCTTTTGCATATGTAATTCCGAGGGACCAGAATGATCCGGTGACAACTGCGAAGATGATCGAAATACTTCAGCTCGGTGCTGTCGAAGTTAATTTCTCTGATAAACAGTTCATTGTTGATAATACAATCTATCCTGCTAACAGCTATGTAATTTATCTCGCACAGCCTAACGGGAGATACGTTAAGGACCTGATGGAGGAACAGAGCTATCCCGATTTAAGAAAATCACGTTCCGAATCACCTATAAGACCTTATGATGTGGCAGGATGGACGTTACCATACCTTATGGGAGTTAAATCATTCCAGATCGATAAACCTTTCGTATTGGAATCGCGAATAATATCCGAACCGAATTATCCGGAAGGAATTGTACCGTTCAACGAAGGGAAATTTTTTGTAGCAAAGTCCGGTCTTAATGTGAATTCAACTCTGATAAACCGCCTTCATAAGAATAATGAAAGTGTATACTGGATTACAGATCCTTCGATTATAAACGGGAAAGAATATGAACGCGGTTCGGTCCTTGTTCAGGTGAATAGTAAATCGAAAGAGATAATAAAACAGGCAGCGAAAGATCTCCATATTCAATTCGATATTGCAGGTGATATTGAAAAGGAAAAAATGAAGGAGATCAAAAAATTGAAAGTCGGTTTGTATCAGCCTTGGACAGCAAATATGGATGAGGGCTGGACCCGATTACTGCTTGAGAATTACGAATTCAATTTTGTCACACTTCATAATAAGGATTTTAAGGAGAAGAAGCTTAAACAGAAATATGATGTTATTATAATACCGGATATGAGCGGAGATTTAATTAAGAACGGAAAACCGGGCGGCGACGCCGCAAGGTTCTACAGGCCGAAACCTCCGGAATATGACAGCGGATTGGGAAGAGTCGGATTAGAGAATCTGAAAAACTTTGTTGAAAAGGACGGCGGCTATCTTATTACCCTGGGCCAGGCATGTAACTTTGCTATTGAAGATCTTGGATTACGCGTAAATAACACTCTGAAGAATTTGAGCAACGACAATTTCTTCTGTCCCGGCTCGTTGCTTAGAATCAATGTTGATAACACTCACCCGATCGGTTACGGTATGGATGCCGAAAGCGTCGGATATATAAGCGATAAGATTGCTTTTGCAACTACTACTCCGTTCGGTAAATTCGACAGGAGTGTTGTAGTGCGGTTCCCTGATAAGGACCTTCTTAAGTCGGGTTTCTTACTCGGCGAAGATTATCTTTTCAAACGCGGAGCTGTTGTTGATATTACTCAGAAGAACGGCCATGTAATATTATTCGGTTTCAAAGTTCAGAACAGGCACTGGACGTTTGGAACATTTAAACTCCTCTTTAATGCTATTCATTCTGCGGGATTGTAA
- a CDS encoding HAD family hydrolase: MIEKYKHIIWDWNGTILNDVNLCVELINWLAESRSLPAIDINKYRDVFTIPVKNYYAALGFDFEEEPFEKLGKIWMDEYERRKFECGLFEGVTNLLDKIQESGTGQSILSAYSQHTLDELVDHYGLRKYFTHVVGLDNIYAASKLHLGKDLMKRLGNGRGETLLIGDTVHDYEVASEIGADSVLIANGHQSRRVLMECGTRVVDSVSELL, from the coding sequence ATGATTGAAAAATATAAACATATAATCTGGGACTGGAACGGGACAATTTTAAACGATGTAAATCTCTGTGTTGAACTGATCAACTGGCTGGCCGAATCACGCTCCCTTCCGGCAATAGATATTAATAAATACAGGGATGTTTTTACAATTCCTGTTAAAAATTATTATGCTGCTCTCGGATTTGATTTTGAAGAAGAGCCCTTCGAGAAGCTGGGAAAAATCTGGATGGACGAGTACGAGAGGAGGAAATTTGAGTGCGGGCTTTTTGAAGGCGTTACAAATCTACTCGATAAGATTCAGGAATCGGGAACCGGTCAGTCTATCCTCTCCGCATATTCCCAGCATACGCTCGATGAGCTTGTAGATCATTACGGTTTGCGTAAATATTTTACTCATGTAGTCGGCCTCGATAATATTTATGCCGCAAGTAAACTTCATTTGGGCAAAGACCTTATGAAACGCCTCGGGAACGGTAGAGGAGAGACACTTCTTATCGGCGATACTGTTCACGATTATGAAGTCGCATCCGAAATCGGTGCCGATTCCGTTCTTATTGCAAACGGCCATCAGAGCCGGCGGGTTCTCATGGAATGTGGAACCAGAGTTGTCGATTCTGTAAGTGAGCTGTTGTAA
- a CDS encoding choice-of-anchor D domain-containing protein, producing the protein MKTKLLFGFLYLMLFSLQIIAQNKSVQGAVYNKIAITRSQSQTDWDIWIMNRDGNSEIKLADNTYRDTNPHFNPQGTKIVFARITSQQPMQSDIYIMDSDGSNQTNLTNIGTLTQPCVGPHFSWDGSKIAFDVTAAPGNGDLWIMNSDGTGHTAVLATNGDDSSPTFSPDGQWLVFQRKTANDPNPKSKICKVKISDGTVVDLTDGSDLDETPVYSTDGQYILFKRGFTVWDLYRMPHDHNSSNNADIINITNQPTMPAGTANYSWEGDKIVYYTGQLAPETSEIYIMNTDGSGKTRITNNSVADWDPSFSPAQAASAPEINLKGNRVDIVNGDNSPGTADHTDFGSALVDGGLVTRTFTIENKGTQDLSLTGNPVIQITGTAASDFSVITNPSATIAAGGSTTFLVQFDPSSAGTKSATISIANNDADENPYTFAIQGTGTAAASAVYGKIAFCKQQSSSDWDIWIMNSDGSNQTKLLDSDAKDMNPHFSPDGKYIAFTRTSGTAPNITNDAYIMNSDGTNVTNLTADVSESCVGPKFAWDGSIIAFFRNIASTGFALCTMNLDGTNKQYINDQSGNPVLGDSPFFTPDGQWVVFQRVNPDQLTGAIYKVPVAGGSVIQLTNAADFDELPRVSPDGQYVICKYAPVAGGKSDIAKFSINQTPQTSNVTNLTNTVNDDEDSPMYSYEADKIAFMGTAGNNSMEIWVINPDGTNKTRLTNNSEQDFDPTFSPGGAKPEQVTLLSPANNSVNQPLTFNISWISVSSSVTYDLQVSTDQNFQVLVIVEQGLTATNRIITLLLNNIKYYWRVRAVNNFGSGLWSDPFNFTTVMSLPSKVTLVSPADNSTLNNNNVTLVWLASIPDVDNYWLEIADNINFTNPITDQNVATISKGFTAVANKSYWWKVKAHNAAGWGEFSDIWKFNSMPVNVKDETIPLRTELHQNYPNPFNSGTEISFSIETLTFVTVTIYNILGKEMEILTNRELATGEYKIFWHPESIPSGVYFCQLKTDNYNKLIKLLYLK; encoded by the coding sequence ATGAAAACAAAATTGTTATTCGGTTTTCTTTATTTAATGTTGTTTTCACTTCAGATAATCGCACAAAACAAATCTGTGCAGGGAGCTGTTTACAATAAAATTGCAATTACAAGATCGCAGTCGCAAACCGATTGGGATATCTGGATCATGAACCGGGATGGAAACAGTGAAATCAAACTGGCCGATAATACATACCGGGATACAAATCCGCATTTCAATCCTCAGGGGACTAAAATCGTTTTCGCCAGGATAACAAGTCAGCAGCCGATGCAGAGCGATATTTATATTATGGATTCTGACGGAAGCAATCAAACTAATCTAACCAATATTGGTACTTTAACACAGCCATGTGTTGGTCCTCATTTTTCATGGGACGGTTCAAAAATTGCGTTTGATGTTACCGCCGCGCCGGGTAACGGCGACCTGTGGATTATGAATTCTGACGGAACAGGACATACTGCTGTACTGGCTACAAACGGTGACGACAGTTCCCCCACATTCTCACCCGACGGACAGTGGCTGGTTTTTCAAAGAAAAACTGCTAATGACCCGAATCCGAAATCGAAAATCTGCAAAGTAAAAATCAGCGACGGGACTGTTGTGGATTTAACCGATGGAAGCGACCTTGACGAAACTCCCGTCTATTCAACAGACGGGCAATATATTTTATTTAAGCGCGGATTTACTGTATGGGATTTATACCGGATGCCGCATGATCATAATTCTTCTAACAATGCCGACATAATTAATATAACAAATCAGCCAACAATGCCGGCGGGAACAGCTAATTATTCATGGGAAGGTGATAAAATTGTTTACTATACCGGTCAGCTGGCTCCTGAAACTTCTGAAATATATATAATGAATACTGACGGATCCGGCAAAACAAGAATTACAAACAACAGTGTTGCGGACTGGGATCCTTCATTTTCACCAGCGCAAGCTGCATCTGCACCTGAAATCAATTTAAAGGGGAACAGAGTTGATATTGTTAACGGTGATAATTCTCCCGGTACAGCAGATCATACCGACTTTGGTTCTGCTCTTGTTGACGGCGGTTTGGTTACACGAACATTCACAATTGAAAATAAAGGAACACAGGACCTTTCATTAACGGGTAATCCGGTTATACAAATTACAGGAACAGCTGCGTCTGACTTTTCTGTAATTACAAATCCTTCAGCCACAATTGCAGCCGGCGGTTCAACAACTTTCCTGGTACAGTTTGACCCTTCAAGTGCCGGAACAAAATCAGCAACTATCAGCATTGCGAACAATGATGCTGATGAAAATCCTTACACTTTTGCAATTCAGGGAACCGGAACTGCGGCTGCCTCAGCGGTTTACGGAAAAATTGCGTTTTGTAAACAGCAGAGTTCAAGCGATTGGGACATATGGATAATGAATTCCGACGGAAGCAACCAGACAAAATTATTAGACAGCGATGCCAAGGATATGAATCCTCATTTCAGTCCCGACGGGAAATATATTGCATTTACCAGAACAAGCGGAACAGCACCTAACATCACAAACGATGCATATATAATGAACAGCGATGGTACCAACGTTACCAATCTTACAGCGGATGTATCGGAATCGTGCGTGGGTCCTAAATTCGCATGGGACGGAAGTATAATAGCTTTCTTCAGGAATATTGCCAGCACAGGATTCGCGTTGTGCACAATGAATCTGGATGGAACGAATAAGCAGTATATCAATGACCAGAGCGGTAATCCTGTTTTAGGTGATTCCCCGTTTTTTACACCTGACGGACAGTGGGTGGTATTCCAAAGAGTAAACCCCGATCAATTGACGGGTGCTATTTATAAAGTGCCGGTAGCCGGCGGAAGCGTAATTCAACTGACCAATGCAGCCGACTTCGATGAACTTCCGCGAGTTTCTCCGGACGGGCAGTATGTAATCTGTAAATACGCGCCCGTTGCTGGAGGCAAATCCGATATTGCAAAATTCTCTATCAATCAGACTCCTCAAACTTCGAACGTTACCAATCTTACAAATACAGTAAATGACGACGAAGATTCTCCAATGTATTCATACGAGGCAGATAAGATAGCATTCATGGGTACTGCTGGTAATAATTCGATGGAAATATGGGTTATAAATCCTGATGGAACAAACAAGACAAGATTAACTAATAACAGCGAGCAGGACTTTGATCCGACATTCTCCCCGGGTGGTGCCAAACCGGAACAGGTAACACTTTTATCTCCGGCTAATAATTCAGTAAATCAGCCGCTGACTTTTAATATATCCTGGATTTCTGTTTCCAGTTCAGTAACATATGATTTGCAAGTAAGTACCGACCAAAATTTTCAAGTTCTGGTTATAGTTGAACAGGGACTAACAGCAACTAATAGAATAATAACCTTACTATTAAATAACATCAAATACTACTGGAGGGTAAGGGCTGTTAATAATTTTGGCAGCGGGCTCTGGTCTGATCCATTCAATTTTACTACTGTAATGTCCCTTCCTTCCAAAGTTACGCTTGTAAGTCCGGCTGACAATTCAACACTCAATAATAATAACGTTACACTTGTTTGGTTAGCTTCAATTCCTGACGTTGATAATTACTGGCTTGAGATTGCGGACAATATCAACTTTACCAATCCAATTACCGATCAGAATGTTGCAACCATTTCCAAAGGATTTACTGCGGTTGCTAACAAATCATACTGGTGGAAAGTAAAAGCCCATAACGCAGCCGGCTGGGGAGAGTTCAGCGATATATGGAAATTCAACTCAATGCCCGTTAATGTAAAGGATGAGACGATTCCACTCAGAACTGAACTGCATCAGAATTATCCTAATCCGTTCAATTCAGGAACGGAAATATCATTCAGTATTGAAACATTAACTTTTGTTACAGTAACCATTTACAACATACTAGGAAAGGAGATGGAAATTCTGACAAACCGCGAACTCGCAACCGGTGAATATAAAATTTTCTGGCATCCGGAATCTATTCCGAGCGGTGTCTATTTCTGCCAGCTTAAAACCGACAACTATAATAAATTGATTAAACTACTTTACCTGAAATAA
- a CDS encoding PQQ-binding-like beta-propeller repeat protein — MRKTIPLVFLFFISMQAQDNFTLLWTGNHSGYVRAIAISPDGSRIFSGGDDKTIKAWNPVNGNLLWTGQHDGRVNYIDVSPDGKRVVTASSDKTVRMWDADYGGQLWIITDVDVVIAAIFSSFGNRVMIANEDNNVKCLNAANGNVVWIGIHDSNFNTGVNFLSVSANGNFAASGSDRIIKVWNITTQTQQMMATINSNVSTVYFNNDWTKVISSDWSGNVKIWNAVTGALLQTIVHSGRVLDAKYSPDGNTIVSIGDDNKVKLWNALSGSLIWTGSHTDDVISVAFCPDGSRIASGGGSSESLIRIWNAANGSLVWTSPAGQAGQTVSRIIYSPDGNKILSSNHQDNSIKYWTKIPSEVENDNHSFPSSFSLLQNYPNPFNPATKIEYELAEAGFVSLKVFNVLGSEVETLVEEFKQPGKYAALCTFNSLFSSGIYFYQLKSGNFIKTQKMVYLK, encoded by the coding sequence ATGCGAAAAACCATTCCCCTTGTTTTTCTGTTTTTTATAAGTATGCAAGCCCAGGATAATTTTACTCTCTTGTGGACTGGGAATCATTCCGGCTATGTTCGGGCAATTGCTATAAGTCCGGACGGCTCCAGGATCTTTTCCGGGGGAGACGATAAAACGATCAAAGCCTGGAACCCCGTTAACGGAAATCTTCTATGGACCGGTCAGCACGACGGGAGAGTAAATTATATTGACGTAAGCCCCGACGGCAAAAGAGTTGTAACGGCAAGTTCGGATAAAACCGTTAGGATGTGGGATGCAGACTACGGGGGTCAGCTCTGGATTATTACAGATGTGGATGTTGTTATTGCCGCGATTTTCTCTTCGTTCGGCAACCGTGTAATGATTGCAAACGAGGATAACAATGTTAAATGCCTTAATGCGGCGAACGGAAATGTTGTCTGGATCGGGATTCATGATTCTAACTTTAATACCGGTGTAAATTTTCTCTCGGTAAGCGCAAACGGAAATTTTGCGGCCTCCGGCTCCGACAGGATTATTAAAGTCTGGAACATTACAACACAGACACAGCAAATGATGGCTACAATAAATTCGAATGTATCGACAGTCTATTTCAACAACGACTGGACGAAAGTAATATCCTCCGATTGGAGCGGAAATGTTAAGATATGGAATGCTGTTACAGGCGCGCTGCTTCAAACAATAGTACATTCCGGTCGGGTCCTCGACGCAAAATACAGTCCGGACGGTAATACAATTGTATCTATAGGTGACGACAACAAAGTTAAACTCTGGAATGCCCTCAGCGGATCATTGATTTGGACAGGCAGCCATACCGACGATGTTATCTCGGTGGCATTTTGTCCGGACGGGAGCCGCATCGCGTCCGGCGGTGGATCTTCCGAAAGCCTTATAAGAATCTGGAACGCGGCGAATGGCAGCCTTGTGTGGACCAGTCCGGCCGGTCAGGCAGGGCAAACGGTAAGCCGGATTATTTACAGTCCCGACGGGAATAAAATTCTTAGCTCAAATCATCAGGACAACTCTATAAAATACTGGACGAAGATCCCCTCAGAAGTTGAGAACGATAATCATTCTTTTCCGTCATCGTTTTCCCTTTTGCAGAATTACCCGAATCCGTTTAATCCAGCAACAAAAATCGAATACGAATTAGCTGAGGCCGGATTTGTGTCTTTGAAAGTATTTAACGTTCTGGGAAGTGAAGTCGAAACACTTGTAGAAGAATTTAAGCAGCCCGGAAAATATGCTGCACTCTGCACTTTTAACTCTTTATTCTCTTCGGGTATCTATTTTTATCAATTAAAATCCGGTAACTTTATAAAAACCCAGAAGATGGTTTACCTGAAATAG
- a CDS encoding capsule assembly Wzi family protein: protein MKYCCVFTFIVLLLTFNLNYAQHENVELDHDVYRYIKEMKVKGIIQKIHDDNPVMSRLEIKRHLQNIELQKDRLSGTETGLLKKYQDEFYDEKADSSNTYQFFGSGSGFSSDFSDFFSDRLKYMFSYRDDNASYYLEILGRALYGQQFEPIVNNSSLFDIGFRFRGTVFDKIGYSLTAQKGGIAGSQDLASTFDPRLNYNFKYYERFENIGNYDFTEGYLRYYIEPAQNMNLAFQIGREKLKLGYGYGSKLVLSGDHPILDFVKVDFNYGVFSFTSLHASTVGEFNFDRDQNYTKFIAYNRFKLSLENLFDFGFGETVIYTGRGIDLAYLNPFAFYKYIEMSIQDRDNAVVFLDLQTNLINNLEIQGTFFLDENILSHLQELELFSNKTAYQVGAFWYSPFSINDLSLVLEFTRIRPYVYSHFSLKNSYTSHSHNLGHRIGPNSEEIHTSISYNVSENLRIDLEYQHVRSGENIYDGQGNLIFNAGGDFMIGHRERIDAKYIKFLDGERINQNILGFNLRYEPVREVWFDLQFKYIAERNVTKETSLNSGFAYLRMIFNF, encoded by the coding sequence ATGAAATATTGCTGCGTTTTCACGTTTATCGTTTTACTTTTAACGTTTAATCTGAATTATGCCCAGCACGAGAACGTTGAACTGGACCACGATGTTTACCGCTACATTAAAGAGATGAAGGTAAAAGGGATTATTCAGAAAATTCATGATGACAATCCAGTTATGTCGCGGCTCGAAATTAAGAGACATCTTCAAAACATAGAATTGCAAAAGGATCGGTTGAGTGGTACTGAAACCGGTTTGCTGAAAAAGTATCAGGATGAATTCTACGATGAGAAAGCCGACAGCTCCAACACCTATCAATTTTTCGGAAGCGGCTCCGGCTTCTCATCGGATTTCTCCGATTTCTTTTCTGATAGATTGAAATATATGTTCAGTTACCGCGATGATAACGCTAGCTATTATCTCGAAATTCTCGGCAGAGCCTTGTACGGTCAGCAATTTGAACCGATTGTAAACAACTCTTCATTGTTCGACATCGGTTTCAGATTCAGAGGAACCGTATTCGATAAGATCGGGTATAGTCTCACCGCTCAAAAGGGAGGGATAGCCGGATCGCAGGATCTGGCTTCAACATTCGACCCGCGTTTGAATTACAATTTCAAATATTACGAGCGGTTTGAAAATATTGGCAATTACGACTTTACCGAAGGGTATCTGCGTTATTACATTGAGCCGGCGCAAAATATGAATCTCGCTTTCCAGATCGGCAGGGAGAAACTGAAACTCGGTTACGGATACGGGAGTAAGCTCGTTTTATCCGGCGACCACCCGATACTCGACTTTGTTAAAGTCGATTTCAATTACGGCGTTTTCAGCTTCACATCTCTTCATGCTTCGACGGTTGGGGAATTCAATTTTGACCGGGACCAGAACTACACAAAATTTATTGCATATAACCGGTTTAAGCTTTCATTAGAAAATCTGTTCGATTTCGGTTTTGGTGAAACAGTGATTTATACAGGACGAGGTATTGATCTTGCCTATCTTAATCCATTCGCCTTTTATAAATATATTGAAATGTCGATTCAGGACCGCGATAACGCTGTAGTGTTTCTCGATTTACAGACGAATCTTATAAACAATCTTGAAATTCAGGGGACATTTTTCCTGGATGAAAACATACTTTCACATCTTCAGGAGTTGGAACTTTTCTCTAATAAAACCGCATATCAGGTCGGTGCCTTCTGGTATTCACCGTTTTCAATTAACGATCTTTCGCTCGTTCTGGAATTTACGAGAATCCGCCCGTATGTCTATTCCCATTTCAGTCTTAAAAATTCTTATACTTCTCACAGTCATAACCTCGGTCATAGAATCGGTCCGAATTCCGAGGAGATTCACACTTCAATTTCTTACAATGTAAGTGAGAATTTAAGAATAGACCTCGAGTATCAGCACGTCCGCTCGGGTGAGAATATTTACGACGGGCAGGGGAATCTGATTTTTAATGCAGGTGGAGATTTTATGATAGGACACCGCGAACGGATCGATGCTAAATATATAAAATTCCTTGACGGCGAGAGAATCAACCAGAATATTCTGGGATTTAATCTTAGATATGAACCGGTGCGGGAGGTATGGTTTGATCTTCAGTTTAAATATATTGCCGAAAGAAATGTTACCAAGGAAACATCACTGAATTCGGGTTTCGCCTATCTGAGAATGATCTTCAATTTTTAG